Proteins encoded within one genomic window of Entelurus aequoreus isolate RoL-2023_Sb linkage group LG26, RoL_Eaeq_v1.1, whole genome shotgun sequence:
- the si:ch211-157b11.8 gene encoding fibroleukin, protein MLAVLLCCQASADCTQPPCRDNLVAAACEGQPPCRDNLVAAACEGQPPCRRAVLLPAILDAPRQVEHKPDLGRFRPQGGGVKERLVRLQRCMLSLQDTEAVWIGQDSNLLGGILALMAAVLTECDLHCHSQALGAMAKRLGSAAVGREGEKDLLLFLKSITRPTVAPLERLHPQDCAEIHRLGVKENGIYTIQPELAGPAVEAKCDMVTTGGGWTVVQNRQDGSVDFNRTWQEYRRGFGNPQGELWLGNAALHALTSAGQHQLRVELEDWHQQRRHATYNHFKVAAEAQRYRLTAREYSGDAGNALSYSKRYNHDGRSFSTTDRDHDRYAAGGCGQYYGAGWWFDACLAANLNGRYHRGRYGGVTDGIYWGTWYILTDGRTGERYSFRRVEMKIRPRHFAGST, encoded by the exons ATGTTGGCTGTGTTGCTCTGCTGCCAGGCATCTGCCGACTGCACACAGCCGCCCTGCAGGGACAACCTGGTGGCAGCAGCCTGCGAGGGTCAGCCGCCCTGCAGGGACAACCTGGTGGCAGCAGCCTGCGAGGGTCAGCCGCCCTGCAGGAGGGCAGTTTTGCTCCCCGCCATCTTGGACGCCCCTCGGCAGGTGGAGCACAAGCCGGACTTGGGCAGGTTTCGTCCTCAG GGCGGCGGCGTGAAGGAGCGGCTGGTGCGTCTGCAGCGCTGCATGCTCTCCCTGCAGGACACAGAGGCAGTCTGGATAGGCCAGGACAGCAACCTGCTGGGGGGCATCCTGGCGCTAATGGCGGCCGTGCTGACGGAGTGTGACCTCCACTGTCACAGCCAGGCCCTCGGGGCGATGGCGAAACGGCTGG GAAGTGCAGCCGTGGGAAGAGAAGGGGAGAAAGACCTGCTTCTTTTCCTCAAGAGCATTACACGTCCTACAG TCGCACCGTTGGAAAGGTTGCATCCTCAGGACTGTGCGGAGATTCACAGGCTGGGGGTCAAAGAGAACGGTATCTACACCATCCAGCCTGAGCTTGCCGGACCAGCAGTCGAG GCTAAATGTGACATGGTGACGACTGGAGGCGGGTGGACCGTGGTCCAGAATCGTCAGGACGGTTCGGTGGACTTCAACAGGACGTGGCAGGAATACCGGCGGGGCTTTGGCAATCCGCAGGGGGAGCTTTGGCTGGGCAACGCCGCCTTGCACGCGCTCACGTCCGCCGGCCAACACCAGCTTCGTGTGGAGTTGGAGGACTGGCACCAGCAGAGGCGCCACGCCACCTACAACCACTTCAAAGTGGCCGCAGAGGCACAGAG GTACCGCCTGACAGCGCGCGAGTACTCCGGTGACGCGGGCAACGCGCTGAGCTACAGCAAACGTTACAACCACGACGGCAGATCCTTCAGCACCACCGACCGAGACCACGACCGCTACGCCGCCGGCGGCTGCGGCCAGTACTACGGCGCGGGCTGGTGGTTTGACGCCTGCCTGGCCGCCAACCTGAACGGGCGCTACCACCGGGGGCGCTACGGCGGGGTGACCGACGGCATCTACTGGGGGACGTGGTACATCCTGACTGACGGGCGGACTGGCGAACgctattccttcaggagagtagaGATGAAGATAAGACCACGCCATTTCGCTGGCTCAACCTGA